One region of Oryza sativa Japonica Group chromosome 5, ASM3414082v1 genomic DNA includes:
- the LOC4338602 gene encoding nascent polypeptide-associated complex subunit alpha-like protein 1, producing the protein MTAAEIGKQEEELRAQIEEQKLNEGDEPVVVEDDDDDEDDDDEDDKDDDDAEGGDASGRSKQSRSEKKSRKAMVKLGMKSITGVSRVTVKKSKNILFVISKPDVFKSPTSDTYVIFGEAKIEDLSSQLQTQAAEQFKAPDLSSMLSKPEASTAAQEDDEAVDETGVEPKDIELVMTQATVSRSKAVKALKAANGDIVTAIMELTT; encoded by the exons ATGACGGCGGCCGAGATCGggaagcaggaggaggagctccgcgCCCAGATCGAGGAGCAGAAGCTCAACGAG GGAGATGAGCCAGTCGTTGTtgaagatgacgatgacgatgaagatgatgacgacgaGGATGACAAAGATGACGATGATGCGGAGG GAGGTGATGCAAGTGGAAGATCTAAGCAGAGTCGTAGTGAGAAAAAAAGCAGGAAGGCCATGGTGAAGCTTGGCATGAAGTCTATCACTGGTGTGAGCCGTGTTACTGTCAAGAAGAGCAAGAAT ATCCTTTTTGTCATCTCCAAACCGGATGTCTTCAAGAGCCCTACATCCGACACCTATGTCATTTTTGGCGAGGCCAAGATCGAGGACCTGAGCTCGCAGCTGCAGACCCAGGCTGCAGAGCAGTTCAAGGCGCCGGATCTGAGCAGCATGCTCTCGAAGCCGGAGGCGTCGACAGCAGCCCAGGAAGATGATGAGGCCGTCGACGAGACTGGTGTCGAGCCGAAGGACATCGAGCTGGTGATGACCCAGGCCACCGTGTCGAGGTCCAAGGCGGTGAAGGCACTCAAGGCTGCCAATGGCGACATCGTCACAGCCATCATGGAACTCACAACTTAG
- the LOC4338603 gene encoding eukaryotic peptide chain release factor subunit 1-2, which produces MGEGHETDKNIEVWKVKKLIKALDAARGNGTSMISLIMPPRDQVSRVTKMLGDEYGTASNIKSRVNRQSVLAAITSAQQRLKLYSRVPVNGLVLYTGTIVTDDGKEKKVTFDFEPFRPINASLYLCDNKFHTEALNELLESDDKFGFIIMDGNGTLYGTLSGNSREVLYKFSVDLPKKHGRGGQSAVRFARLRMERRHNYLRKAAELATQFFINSATNQPNIAGLILAGSADFKTELGKSEMFDPRLQAKVIKTLDVSYGGESGFNQAIEMSAEVLSDVKFVQEKKLIGKYFEEISQDTGKYVLGVQDTITALEIGAVDTLIVWENLDVRRYELKNTATGETVIKYLNSDQEADQSNFVDEATSGEFDVIDKPLLLEWFAENYQQYGCTLEFVTNKSQEGSQFCRGFGGIGGILRYPADVAAFNDDDDDMLDEADYEDFE; this is translated from the coding sequence ATGGGCGAGGGACATGAAACCGACAAGAACATTGAAGTATGGAAGGTCAAGAAATTGATCAAGGCACTTGATGCTGCCAGGGGCAACGGTACGAGCATGATTTCGCTTATCATGCCACCTCGTGATCAGGTCTCCCGAGTCACCAAGATGCTGGGTGATGAGTATGGAACTGCCTCTAACATCAAGAGCAGAGTCAACCGTCAGTCCGTGTTGGCCGCCATAACTTCTGCCCAACAGAGGCTGAAGCTGTATAGTCGAGTTCCCGTGAATGGATTAGTGCTCTATACTGGGACCATTGTCACCGATGACGGCAAAGAGAAGAAGGTCACCTTCGACTTTGAGCCGTTCAGGCCGATTAACGCTTCGCTGTATCTGTGTGACAACAAGTTCCACACAGAGGCACTGAATGAGCTTCTGGAGTCTGATGACAAGTTTGGTTTCATAATCATGGATGGCAACGGAACACTGTATGGTACACTTAGTGGCAACAGCAGGGAGGTTCTTTACAAGTTCAGCGTCGATCTCCCGAAGAAGCACGGGCGAGGAGGGCAGTCTGCTGTCCGCTTTGCCCGCCTGCGCATGGAGAGGCGTCACAACTACCTGCGCAAGGCGGCTGAGCTTGCTACCCAGTTCTTCATCAATTCAGCCACCAACCAGCCAAACATCGCTGGGCTTATTCTTGCTGGCTCTGCCGATTTCAAGACCGAGCTGGGAAAATCTGAGATGTTTGATCCACGCTTGCAAGCAAAGGTAATCAAGACTCTTGATGTGTCATATGGAGGGGAGAGTGGCTTCAACCAAGCAATTGAGATGTCTGCAGAGGTGCTGTCTGATGTCAAGTTTGTCCAAGAAAAGAAGCTGATCGGCAAGTACTTTGAGGAGATAAGCCAGGACACCGGGAAGTATGTCCTAGGTGTGCAGGATACAATAACGGCGCTCGAGATAGGTGCTGTGGATACACTGATTGTGTGGGAGAACCTTGATGTCAGGCGATACGAGCTGAAGAACACCGCCACAGGAGAAACAGTGATCAAGTACCTCAACAGTGACCAGGAGGCAGATCAGAGCAACTTTGTGGACGAGGCAACATCAGGAGAGTTTGATGTCATCGACAAGCCGTTGCTGCTGGAGTGGTTCGCGGAGAATTACCAGCAGTATGGCTGCACCCTGGAGTTTGTCACCAACAAGTCGCAGGAAGGATCACAGTTCTGCCGTGGCTTTGGTGGGATCGGTGGGATCCTGCGCTACCCAGCCGACGTCGCTGCCTtcaacgatgacgatgacgacatGCTGGATGAGGCCGACTATGAAGACTTTGAATAG